From the genome of Oncorhynchus kisutch isolate 150728-3 unplaced genomic scaffold, Okis_V2 scaffold1793, whole genome shotgun sequence, one region includes:
- the LOC116367857 gene encoding acidic leucine-rich nuclear phosphoprotein 32 family member B-like, translating to VRELVLDNCRSNEGKIKGLSEEFVNLEFLSLINVGLISVSKLPKLGKLKKLELSDNRISDGLDVLAEKLPNLTHLNLSGNQLKDIRTLEPLKKLDGLKSLDLFNCEVTNLNDYRESVFKLLPQLTYLDGYDVEDREASDSDGEVDDDDDEGEDEDIEEEDFDEEDDDYEEERVVVVGEDDEISGDKEEEDLGIDDEVDEDEIKAVQGEKRKQEPDKDDYEQKTTAYQVTNPFPLHPDTHPTYATTLSQL from the exons GTACGAGAACTTGTCCTGGACAACTGCAGATCAAATGAAGGGAAAATCAAAGGACTCTCAGAAGAATTTGTCAATCTGGAATTCCTCAGTTTGATAAACGTTGGCCTAATCTCAGTCTCCAAACTTCCCAAACTTGGGAAACTGAAaaag TTGGAACTCAGTGACAACAGAATCTCTGATGGCCTTGACGTGTTAGCTGAGAAACTCCCCAACCTCACACATCTAAATCTAAGCGGGAACCAACTGAAAGACATCAGGACATTGGAACCTTTG AAAAAGCTGGATGGCCTGAAGTCTCTAGACTTGTTCAACTGTGAGGTGACCAACCTGAACGACTACAGGGAGAGTGTGTTCAAGCTGCTCCCTCAGCTCACCTACCTGGACGGGTACGACGTGGAGGACCGAGAGGCATCCGACTCGGACGGAGAGGTGGACGATGACGACGATGAGG GAGAGGATGAGGACATAGAGGAGGAAGACTTTGACGAGGAGGATGATGActatgaagaggagagagtagtagtagtaggagagGATGATGAGATCAGCGGAGATAAGGAG GAGGAAGATCTCGGCATTGATGATGAAGTTGACGAAGATG AAATCAAGGCTGTccaaggagagaagagaaagcaaGAGCCTGACAAAGATGATTATGAGCAGAAAACGACAGCCTATCAAGTTACCaaccccttccctctccaccCTGACACCCACCCTACCTACGCCACGACTCTCTCCCAGCTTTGA